The DNA region AAAAGTAGAGCCCAGCCCAGGCATACTTTCCACCCCAATTTCTCCCCCGTGCCGGGTGATGATTTCTTGGCAGAGGTATAAGCCTATCCCAAATCCGGAAATACTTCGGTCAAGGCTTTCTGAACGAAAATATCGCTGAAAAAGCTTTTCAATATCGTTTTGCGAAATGCCAATCCCCTCATCTTTAATGCAAACCCTTACCTTTTTTTCTAAGGGAATAATGTAAACGAGTATTTTCCCGCCATCTGGTGAATATTTGATTGCATTACTCAGCAGATTGGACATCACCTGTTCTAGCTTCTCTTTGTCAGCTGATACCCTTGCCTGAATCCCGGCATCAAATACGATTTCATTCCTGCCCAGTATCGGCCGGAGATCTTCGATAGAAGATTTAACCATCTCTGAAATTTCCAGAGACTGGATGTCAAGCTTTAGTTTTCCTGCTTCTAGCTTACTCATATCTAAAAGATCGGTTACAAGTCTCGCCATCTTTGAAGCCTGTTGTGAGGCTTTGTCGATAATGGACTGCAAGCGTTCATTTCCTTCACCCGAGGTCATGTGTTTACCTAGCTGAAGATAGGCTGAAATAGAAGTGAGTGGCGTACGGAGTTCATGACTAGCCATGGCAATAAAGTCGTTTCTTCTTTCCTGGTCGGCCCTGCCTTCAGTTACGTCAATAATGGTTCCGGAAAAGCGGCTGGCTTCCCCTTTTTCATCAAAGGTGGTTTTTCCTGTTGCTTTGAGATACCTGAGTTCTCCAGTATTGGCTTTGCGAATGCCATACTCCTGCTCGTAATGTCCGTCGGAATGGTTGCGCAGCGCTACGGACATCGCCTCAGAAACTCTTTGTCGATCCTCGTCAATAACGAGTAGCATTTTTCGGTCAAGGGTTAGTTCGTCTTCTTCAAGCCCAAAAAGTTCATTGGTACGGGAGGAGGTATGCAGTTCTGAACGATTGAGGTTCAAATCCCAGGTACCCATCTCCGCTGAATCAATGGCTAACCTCAGCCTTTCCTCGGTATGCTCAATGCGTTTTCTTGAATTAACCTGTTCACTCAAGTCTGTGGCAATGGCCATTATTCCGTAGATTTTATCGTCTTCACCCCGCAAGGCTTCCAGCGCCACCCGGAGATAGCACGGCTCTTCAGGCTCTACTGAATCCGTTTTGATAGCAAGCTCGGGAGAAATATATCCCTTTCCGTTACGATATACTTCGTCCATGATCCGAGGAAAGCCTTCCTGCATGATATCGGCAAGATCTTCGCCAAATGGTTTTAGAATTATTTCCTCATATGATCTCTTCCAGTAACCCAGCATCATATCATTGGCCATCTCCAGTATATGACTTGGACCACGGAAAATTGCAATGGCTACCGGAGCTTGTAGGAAAAGATTTTTTAGCTGCTGTTCTGCGTGAAGATTGGAGGCATGTTGCCTCAGCTGACCGCGCACTTTGGTTATTAGTTCTGCAGCTGCAAAAGGCTTAACGAGGTAATCATTCGCCCCGAGTTCCAGTCCCTCTATCCTGGCTTCTTCACCTGCACGTGCAGAAAGAAATATAAAAGGCAATCGGTGTGTGGCGGGATTTAACCTGAGCTGACGCAATAATTCTTTTCCATCCATTACTGGCATCATCATGTCGCTCAAGACCAGATCTGGCATTTCATCGGCAATCAGTTCAAGTGCCTGCTGGCCGTTGGATGCCTGGCGGACCCGATGCGTGGAACCAAAAAGCCCGGAAAGGTAATTTCTCATATCTCTGTTATCATCGACAACAAGAATACTTCTGCTGGTTTCCATGGTTTGCGGAACAGAAATTGTCTCGCTATCATGATGTTCATCCAATAGGCTTAGTGCTTCTTTAATAAATGCGCCTCTCAGTGAGGGCGTCCCATTTGGAGAAGCCTTTTCGAGGATTTGTGAAGGCGGAAGGTGAGCTTTTCCTTTTGGAATGCTTACCGAGAAATTACTTCCTGCGCCCAATTGGCTTTCCACCGATATTTCGCCTCCGTGCAGCAGCACTAGCTCCTTTACTAAAGAGAGACCGATTCCAGAGCCCTCATGGGTCCGGCCACCGGCATTTTCTATTCTGTGGAAACGCTCGAACATGTGCGGGATCTCGTCATTGGCTATCCCAATCCCGGTATCGCTGACTGTCAGGATGATCTGTCGATCAGACTCAGATAGATTTACCTGAATTGACCCTTTAAGTGTGTATTTGTAAGCATTGGACAGCAGATTAAGAACAATCTTCTCCCACATCTGCCTGTCCACATATATCTCACCATCGATTGGCCTGGCATTCACTTCCAGTATCATTCCTGATTTTTCAATTATGGATCTGAATGAGCTTGCCAGATCAACAGTAACTGATGCAATATCTGTTCGCTGATAGCTTCCCTGTAGCCTTCCAGCCTCAACGCGACTGAAGTCAAGCAGGTTGTTTACTAGCTTCAATAACCTCAATGAATTACGATGGGCTGCCTCCGCATGTGCAATGGCTTTCTCTGATAGATCACTGTTTTCAAGCAGTTCTTCTAATGGGCCCAGCATTAGCGTCAGGGGAGTGCGGAATTCATGGCTAACATTGCTAAAAAACGCAGTCTTGGATCTGTCGATGGCCGCAAGGGCTTCGGCCCTTTTCTGTTCCTGTTCGTAGGCATAGACATTGGACACCGCAGTGTTAAAGGTTCCTTTCAACAGGTCAAAAAAGCTAAGGTAGTCTTCATCCAGTGCTCTTCTTGAACTCACCCCACAAATCATGATGCCAAATGCCTCTTTTTGCCCTGAAACATGGATAGACTGTGCAACCGCTTTCATGGGTGGTTCCGGGAAAGGACCGATCTGGTCGTTAATATTCTTAAACGGCATTTGATCAATGACAACTGGGCCGTTGGAATTCGTAATAGTTAGCAATGACCAGAATTGGCCTGGTTCATCAAGGGCTATTTCTGATGGAAATAGCGGTTCATCACTCATTCCTGTCAGGCTAAGCAGCGATGCGGAGGCGTGATCTCCATTTAATTTGTAGATCGCTAGAAATGGAAGATCAAACTGATAATCATGATATTGTTCAGATGCGTGAAACAGAATATCAGAAAGAGTCTTTGACTTTCCTGTGGCCGCAGAAAGATTGCGCAGTATCTGTGTACGCCTGGCGCTGAGCATTTTGTCTGTGGTTTCTGTAATGGGATGGAAAATGCCACCTACCTTTCCCGCTTCGTCCCTGATGGGTGCAAAAGAGAAGGTCATAAAGGATTCTTCCAGATAACCATAGCGGTCAAGAAACATTTGTTGGTCTTTTATATAGGTGCCTTCTCCGTTTTCCGTTTTGCTAAAGGCATCGCCTACTACAGGCAGTGCGGTTTCCCAGCAGACCCTGAAGTTCATGCCCATTGATGCGGGATGTTTTGCACCACAAATAGGCCTGTAGGCATCATTGTAAAACTGTATGGTTTCCGGTCCCCATGCGATCAGAATAGGAAAAGTTGAAGAGAGGCATAGATTCAGCGATGTCAGCAGACTTTGTGGCCATTTCTCGATAGGCCCCAATGGGCTGTTCGACCAGTCCATGGAGCGGATGAGTTCTCCCATTTCACCTCCGTCATGCAGAAGATGGTTTACTTTATTTATTTGATTTGTATTTTCCATTGTTAATCTGCCCAAAAATAATCAAAATAATATTTATGCTGATTCGCTATTCATTCTCAACCTAGCAGATTTAATAAAAGTGTGAGTCAGGACCGGTCACCTTGGTAAAGCTTAAAAGCCCGGGGCTTTGTGCTAAATCTGTCCAAGCGACCTTCATTAAAAATGGTGCGAAACAGATTTATTTTTATTTTGAATTTGGTAAAAAAAATACACTTATTTACGATTTTGAAGCTATTCGCTTCCTTTTCAAAAAGCTAAAAAGCAGATCTATAAAACATGGCTTTATTTAAAATGCTTCGTTTTGAGAGACAATTTTTTTTTTTGCCGTAATTGTTGCAATCAAACTTACAGCTGAAAGAAAGATATACAGTAGGGGATGAATACTTTCGTTTTGTGAGACAATAACTAACAGTAAATCTTTAAGCCCTATCAAAAATCGACCGTTTTTTTGAATGTATGCCTCAGAATATTGAACCTCCGGTGGATTAACTTTTATTGGATAATTGATTTTATCTACAAAACACCATCACCTAAATTTCATTTTCTTTGGCCATAATTATAGACTTAATGTGTTCTTAGCTTAGCGACTTCCCATTACCCATGGTAATTATCTAAAAATCTTTCAATTTATTGATAAGGCTTTTATAATAATGAGATGACTGAATGCTAGGCTTGGAATTGAAAATCTAAACCAGCTATTTAAATATCGTATGATTTTCTAATATTTTGAGCATTACATCGATATCGAAAGGTTTATCTATAAAATCATCGGCACCTGCTTCCATGGCCACTTTTCGCCCATTTCGATTGGCTGAAAAAATAATCACCGGAATTTTTTGAAACGCCGGGTCTGATTTCAAATCTGCGACGATCTCATCACCTGTCAGCTTTGGCATAGATAAATCCAAAAGAACGAGATTCGGCATTTCCCTTCCAATCTCTTCAATTACCATCAAACTATTGTTTATTGCGATCACGTTATAGCCGCTCTCGGTCAGGATATATTCTGTTATTGCCAGGATATCTTCTTCGTCATCACAAATCAGTATTTTGATCTTTTCTTTTTTGGTCTCCATATTAGCAGGTCCTTCGCCTGGTATATGGCTCGATGTATAAGACAATAAAATTGACTTTTAGTTTTTTAATCTAATTTTAATCATAAACAATTAGGTTGTTTTATTTCCAGATGATTATTCGGAGGTTTTTATCCGATGAAAACCCAATCCGAAGACCAATATATCCATCTTGCTTTGGTTAGCTATGTTTAAGCAACAGGTATCTTGAACCAGAAAGTGCTACCTTTTCCGATCTCACTTTCTACGCCAATTGTCCCATGGTGCCGTTCAATAATTTCCTTGCATAGGTATAATCCAATTCCAAAGCCATTGATGTTCCTCATTGCGGTAGTTTCCACTCTATAGAACCTGTCGAATAGTTTTTCCTTATCCAGTATGCTTATGCCCATCCCTTCATCTTTGATGCTCACCAGTGCATAATTTTCCTGGGTGATGCAGGCCACGGTAATGGTTGTGCCAGCTGAAGAATACTTTACGGCATTGCTGACCAGGTTAGTGATTACCTGACCGATCTTATCCTTATCTGCCTCAACAAAGGTTGTGATCACCGGGGTGAAGATAATTTTATGGGTGTTGATCCCTGGCACAGTCTCTTCCTCCATTTCTCCTACCAATATGGCCATATCAAACCGTGTTTTATCGATATAGATTTTTCCAGCCTCCAATCTGCCAACATCAAGAAACCCATTAATCATCGAGTTCATTTTTCCAACCTGCTTGACAGCGCTTCCTAACATGGAAAGGTTAGTGATATCGTCTGATCTCTTTGCCTTTAAACTTAATACCTGAAGATATCCGTTCAAAGAGGTGAGCGGTGTCTTAAGTTCGTGGCTCACAATACTTAGGAAATCATTCTTAAGCTGTTCACTTTTCTTCTGTTCAGTGATATCCTGCGTGGTACCTATGATAGACAGTAGCGTATCCTTATCATCAAAATGTGCCTTGCCGTTAGTACGGAGCCATTTGGGATCACTATTGTCCGCTGGTTGAATAAGATAGTCAACGCTGAAGGCTTTCCTGCTTTCAATACAGCCCATGATTGCACTTGAAACCTCATCACGGTATTCATTGTTTACCATGTTTATAGCGTCTTCCAGATTGATATCTGTACTTTCGGCAAGTCCGTGGATCTCTTTCGCCCGGGAGGAGATTGTCATCTGGCTGGTGAACAGGTCGACCGACCATGCACCCAGGTTTGCAGCTGCGATTGCCATGTTGGCACTGTCCCTGGCCTCTTTCAGATGAAGGTTAGTATCAGAGAGACTTTGGTTTTTATCATTCAACTCCTGGTTTAACGTAATCAGCTGCTTGCTCGCATTTACCTGTTCAGTTACATTCACCGCCATATCTATGATACCGGTAATTTTACCATTTTCTATCAATGGCGTGTAAGTAAAATTATAATAACCTTCTTCCTGCTTACCGTTGCGCACCAGTGTGACCGGTGTTTCAAAACCCTGGTAGGTTATTCCTGTGGTGTAAACTTCGTATAGCAAGTCGTAAGGCGGTTGTCCATGCAGCTCTGGCACGGCATCGAGCAAGGGTCTTCCATAAATCTCCGGACCCTTATCAAGCAGTTCCAACATCCTGGGATTTACCGCATCAATAATTAGGTTATCACCACGAAATACAATGATGGCCACAGCTGCCTGCTCAATGAGATTTCGGAATTTCCGTTCACTTTCTTCAATAATGCGGCGGGCCATTACCTGTTCGGTTACCTCGTTGGCCACAATCAAAATAGAATCGGTTAAGCCATTGGACCCGGCTACGGGCTGATACACAAAGTTCAAGAAATGATCGGATACAATTCCATTTTTGGAAAGACTAGCCTTAAGTTCCTTACCATAAAAGGGAGTGCCGGTTTGATAAACGTTTGCCAGTATATCCAGAAAATCCTGACCATCCAGTTCTGGCAATGCCAGGGCAAGTGGCAGTCCGACAATGGAACGTTCTTTACCCCATATATCCAGAACAGCGTCGTTCGCCACTTCAATAACCATTTCCTCACCCTTTAAAGAGCTCATGGCTACCGGCGACTGCTCGATCATAGAACGAAACCGCCCCTCACTTATATTCAGGACTTCATTGAGTTCCCGTAGAAGGACCTGAGATTCCATCAATTCTTCATTAGAAACTGACATCTCCTCGTATATTGCCGCCATTTCCTCGTTGGTTTCTTCTTGACGAATAAGGGCGAGGGTTTTCTCGGTCACATCGTTTACCACGATAACCACCCCTGACAATCCCTCCTCATCAATAGCGACAGGCTTACAGCTCACGTCAAAATAGCCATTGATCAAATCTCCTTCCCAAGCTACAGGCCCTCTGACGCCATATTCAGTATGAGATATTTTATGATCTATGACCTGTTCAATTATGTGGAAATAATCATGCCCTTTAAGGTCTGCTCTCGCTAGATGTATGGATTTGCCAATCACTTCAGCCCTTTGACCCCAAATGGCTAGCATATGCTCATTGGCTTCTTCTATTAACATATCCGGACCGCGATAAACAGCTATAGCTACAGGAGCGATATCAATGAGTGAGCGGAAACGTGCCTCGCTTTCCTTAAGGTTATAATTAATGCCTTCCAGCTTTTCCTGATATTCCCTTAACTGCTGATTAATGGATTCAAGTTCCTCGTTTAATGCGGTAATTTCTTCGTTAGTTGCCTGATATTTCTCGTTTAGGGCAGCAAGGTCTTCATTAGTGGCCTGATACTCCTCTTTAATTGACATGAGCTCTTCGTTGAGCTGCTTTTCAACCCTGGATTTTTCTTCCACCCCCTTCCAGGGTGCTATACGCTCGGATACTTCAAATGCAGTATGAAGAATGTAAGAGGTTTTGCCATCTTGACCGAGGATAGCCCGGTACTCAAAATCAAGATAAAAGACAGTGAGTTTCCCATCAACCTCTATGGTGGCGGCATTGTCCTTGGCCAGATAAGTCTCTCCTGAGGACCAGACCTGTTTTAAAATGCCCAGAAACGCCTGATTATTAAATTTGGGAATTGCCTGGTCGAATCTTTTTCCAATGATGCTTTCATCCTTACCATAAAGCCTCAGCATGGCCGCATTGGCGGTAATAATGGTAAGTTCCTCGCCCGAATAAACTGCTGTTGCATTTGGAGATTTAAAAAGAATGTCCAGCATTTCTGCTGCAGGGACAATATTACGGGCGTTAATCATGCGCAATGAAAGAATAGATTACAAATATAATTGTTAATCTATCAAAGACGAAACCTTGCAGACAAAGAGCAAAAAAAGATAGAGCGGCCTGGAATAAATAATCCCTGCTGACTAATTAGGTAATAAAAAGAACCCTCTCAGAATTAATACAGCTTGTCTAATGGATGTTTTTACACTGCCAAGAGGCATATTCAATTCTTCAGCAATTTCCTTGTGGGTATAGCCCTGATAGTAGCAGAGTTCGAGAATCGTTCGATGTTTCTCATTAAGTCCGAGCACCATTTTCTTTAATCCTATAACATCCGTATTTACGCTTTGGCTAAAACTCTCCAGTTCAGCATGGTGATCTTCCATTTCGACGGTTGACTTGCTTTGTCTGCTCGATTTCAACCTTAAGTAGTCAAAGGCAGTGTTTCTGGCAATATTGAGAATCCAGGTAAACAATCTGGCTTTTTTGTCATCATATAATGGCAGATATCTTTGGATTTTTAAAAATACTTCCTGTAATAAATCTTCAGCAGTTTCCTGTTGGTTTAGAATTTTCATCAACACGCCTAATAGGTTCTCCGCATACATTTGATAGAGTTGATTGAACGCTCCTTTCTTTTTATTCAATATACTCTGTACTAAAAATTGCTCTGGTGTTTTAAGCTTTAATTGTAAACAATTGCGATTGGAAGAATGAGTAGGTATAAATGCATGCATAGGCTTATTTTGATTTGGTAACGACGTTCATGTCTTTTTTGTTTTAGTTATTCCTAGGAGCTATAAGTCAATAGTTGAGAGTTAACATACAAAAGCGGCTTCCCTGATGGAACGGCTTTCCGTATATTTGTTTTATAAGTTCATTTGGTATCAAAACCCTATCTGTAATACGGTCAAGCGCTACCATGATACATGCGAGCATTTTTTGGTTTAGCAATAGTAACAAATCTATATAAAAACAACATTTGTCCTGCTACATCTCAATTAACTGACTATATCTTTATTTGATGATTATTTTATTTTCAAATCATCACAGGGCTATTAAAAATACAGTTTTTCATCCTTAAGTGCTGGAATTGCCGAACGTATTGAATCGAAACAAAAACACCCTGCTAGTAGCCATATTTAGTCATAAATGTGGTAAAGCTATTTATAAATCAAAGGACTTTAAGGAGTATGTTAGAGAAATAATGCAAAATCTTTGGGATGGTTTTTAGTAATTTGTAACGAATGTAATATTCGTTTTCAAAACTGATTCGCTTTTGGTATGTTAGTGTATATCTATGAAGCTATGAAAAAAATCTATCTGTTATTGTTATGTCTTTCAATTGTGATCTGTGGTTTTGCGCAAAATCAACCAAAAGTAGATATCATCAAGAAAACAAATGGCGAGGAAATTAAGGGGAAAATTATTAGAATTACAGATGCGGAGGTATCTTTTGTCTATGCCGGCGAAACCGCGGAATATGTAATTAAAAAAGCAGATATCTCTCAAATTGTTCATTCCAGTGGTCGATTGGAAAATTTTTCTTCCATGAATATGCCTGCGAATGCAAGACAATCGGATCAAATTGCGATGAGTGCTACTCCTGCTGATCATCACAATAAAATTGCTATTATTCCATTCACTTATTTAATGGATAATCAACCAGGTGCAGCGGCTATAAGTTTAAAAGCACAGCAGGATGCTTATAGCTTACTTAGCCAACATTCGGCTGGTTATACCATTATAGATCCCCGAACCACTAATGCGGCATTAATTCAGGCTGGTGTTACCCCTGAAAAAATGATGGGTTTTACCATGAAAAACCTTTGTGATATCTTGGGGGTAGAATATATCATCGATGGTACAGTTACTCAAAATAAGGGTTATTTAACAAATACAACTTCCAATAGTGAGGATACCAAGATTAAGCGTAATGATGGTGATAAAGTGAAAGGAATCTCTAATAGTAGTTCATCTTTTAGTAGCGCAGCCCAGCGTTATGATATTAGTGTAAGTCTTCAGATTTATATGGACAATAATGCCAGTATTTATAATGCAAGCCACAAAGCCTTTTTAAGTAATACAGATGGATCATACACAGCACCACTTGAATATTTATTGAAAAGGTGTCCGTTATATCGCAAATAGAACCGTTAGTCTGATAATTATGGTTATTAGAAATAGAACCTTCTAGATCTTTCGCATTTAGGACCTAAAGATTGTGAGTTTAACAAACCAGGGGAGATAAGCTCAT from Pedobacter endophyticus includes:
- a CDS encoding RNA polymerase sigma factor; this translates as MHAFIPTHSSNRNCLQLKLKTPEQFLVQSILNKKKGAFNQLYQMYAENLLGVLMKILNQQETAEDLLQEVFLKIQRYLPLYDDKKARLFTWILNIARNTAFDYLRLKSSRQSKSTVEMEDHHAELESFSQSVNTDVIGLKKMVLGLNEKHRTILELCYYQGYTHKEIAEELNMPLGSVKTSIRQAVLILRGFFLLPN
- a CDS encoding ATP-binding protein, with translation MINARNIVPAAEMLDILFKSPNATAVYSGEELTIITANAAMLRLYGKDESIIGKRFDQAIPKFNNQAFLGILKQVWSSGETYLAKDNAATIEVDGKLTVFYLDFEYRAILGQDGKTSYILHTAFEVSERIAPWKGVEEKSRVEKQLNEELMSIKEEYQATNEDLAALNEKYQATNEEITALNEELESINQQLREYQEKLEGINYNLKESEARFRSLIDIAPVAIAVYRGPDMLIEEANEHMLAIWGQRAEVIGKSIHLARADLKGHDYFHIIEQVIDHKISHTEYGVRGPVAWEGDLINGYFDVSCKPVAIDEEGLSGVVIVVNDVTEKTLALIRQEETNEEMAAIYEEMSVSNEELMESQVLLRELNEVLNISEGRFRSMIEQSPVAMSSLKGEEMVIEVANDAVLDIWGKERSIVGLPLALALPELDGQDFLDILANVYQTGTPFYGKELKASLSKNGIVSDHFLNFVYQPVAGSNGLTDSILIVANEVTEQVMARRIIEESERKFRNLIEQAAVAIIVFRGDNLIIDAVNPRMLELLDKGPEIYGRPLLDAVPELHGQPPYDLLYEVYTTGITYQGFETPVTLVRNGKQEEGYYNFTYTPLIENGKITGIIDMAVNVTEQVNASKQLITLNQELNDKNQSLSDTNLHLKEARDSANMAIAAANLGAWSVDLFTSQMTISSRAKEIHGLAESTDINLEDAINMVNNEYRDEVSSAIMGCIESRKAFSVDYLIQPADNSDPKWLRTNGKAHFDDKDTLLSIIGTTQDITEQKKSEQLKNDFLSIVSHELKTPLTSLNGYLQVLSLKAKRSDDITNLSMLGSAVKQVGKMNSMINGFLDVGRLEAGKIYIDKTRFDMAILVGEMEEETVPGINTHKIIFTPVITTFVEADKDKIGQVITNLVSNAVKYSSAGTTITVACITQENYALVSIKDEGMGISILDKEKLFDRFYRVETTAMRNINGFGIGLYLCKEIIERHHGTIGVESEIGKGSTFWFKIPVA
- a CDS encoding response regulator; protein product: METKKEKIKILICDDEEDILAITEYILTESGYNVIAINNSLMVIEEIGREMPNLVLLDLSMPKLTGDEIVADLKSDPAFQKIPVIIFSANRNGRKVAMEAGADDFIDKPFDIDVMLKILENHTIFK
- a CDS encoding ATP-binding protein is translated as MENTNQINKVNHLLHDGGEMGELIRSMDWSNSPLGPIEKWPQSLLTSLNLCLSSTFPILIAWGPETIQFYNDAYRPICGAKHPASMGMNFRVCWETALPVVGDAFSKTENGEGTYIKDQQMFLDRYGYLEESFMTFSFAPIRDEAGKVGGIFHPITETTDKMLSARRTQILRNLSAATGKSKTLSDILFHASEQYHDYQFDLPFLAIYKLNGDHASASLLSLTGMSDEPLFPSEIALDEPGQFWSLLTITNSNGPVVIDQMPFKNINDQIGPFPEPPMKAVAQSIHVSGQKEAFGIMICGVSSRRALDEDYLSFFDLLKGTFNTAVSNVYAYEQEQKRAEALAAIDRSKTAFFSNVSHEFRTPLTLMLGPLEELLENSDLSEKAIAHAEAAHRNSLRLLKLVNNLLDFSRVEAGRLQGSYQRTDIASVTVDLASSFRSIIEKSGMILEVNARPIDGEIYVDRQMWEKIVLNLLSNAYKYTLKGSIQVNLSESDRQIILTVSDTGIGIANDEIPHMFERFHRIENAGGRTHEGSGIGLSLVKELVLLHGGEISVESQLGAGSNFSVSIPKGKAHLPPSQILEKASPNGTPSLRGAFIKEALSLLDEHHDSETISVPQTMETSRSILVVDDNRDMRNYLSGLFGSTHRVRQASNGQQALELIADEMPDLVLSDMMMPVMDGKELLRQLRLNPATHRLPFIFLSARAGEEARIEGLELGANDYLVKPFAAAELITKVRGQLRQHASNLHAEQQLKNLFLQAPVAIAIFRGPSHILEMANDMMLGYWKRSYEEIILKPFGEDLADIMQEGFPRIMDEVYRNGKGYISPELAIKTDSVEPEEPCYLRVALEALRGEDDKIYGIMAIATDLSEQVNSRKRIEHTEERLRLAIDSAEMGTWDLNLNRSELHTSSRTNELFGLEEDELTLDRKMLLVIDEDRQRVSEAMSVALRNHSDGHYEQEYGIRKANTGELRYLKATGKTTFDEKGEASRFSGTIIDVTEGRADQERRNDFIAMASHELRTPLTSISAYLQLGKHMTSGEGNERLQSIIDKASQQASKMARLVTDLLDMSKLEAGKLKLDIQSLEISEMVKSSIEDLRPILGRNEIVFDAGIQARVSADKEKLEQVMSNLLSNAIKYSPDGGKILVYIIPLEKKVRVCIKDEGIGISQNDIEKLFQRYFRSESLDRSISGFGIGLYLCQEIITRHGGEIGVESMPGLGSTFYFDLPVLDAF